TGATGTCGTCGACGTCGATTATTATATGCCAGGCTGTCCCCCTACCGTAGAACAGATCAACCAGTTCCTTGACATCGTAGTTAAACATCTGACTGAAGGTGCGCCGCTGCCTCCAAAAGGGGCTGTCATCGCCTCTGAGAAAACTCTGTGCGATGAGTGCGGAAGGAAAAAGACGGTCAAGGCGGTCGATAGAATCTACTTGCCATTCGAAATCGACATTGACCCAGAAAAATGCATGCTCGAGCAAGGCGTCATATGCCTTGGGCCCGCAACGAGGGCGGGGTGCGGTGCAAAGTGTTTGAAGGCGAATCAGCCGTGCAGAGGATGCATGGGTCCGACTGCGGCAGTAATGGATCAGGGCGGCAGCATGCTGAGCGCACTCGCCTCGATTTTCAAGGTTTCTGACAAAGAAACACAACTATCTGAAGATGACATTATCAAGATGATGTCACAGGTAAAAGATCCGCTCGGAACCTTCTATGCCTTCACTATGCCTAAATCGATCATTAAGAAGAGGGTAAAGGAAAAGAAGAAAATCAAAGAAAAAGTGGTGGTGAAACAATGACACCCGATGTATGGGATCAGCCCCAAAAGATCAAGGAAAAGAGGATCACGATCGATCCGATCACAAGACTCGAAGGACACGGCAAGATTGAAATCTTTCTCGATGACAACGGCAATGTGAAGAACGCTTACTGGCAGGTTCCAGAGCTCAGAGGATTTGAAAAATTCTGTATCGGACGATCGGTCGACGAAATGAACAAGCTAACTGCAAGACTCTGCGGCGTCTGTCCTGGCGCTCATCATATGGCCTCGACGAAGGCACTTGACGCTGTGTACGACGCGGATCCACCTTCCGCTGCGAAGAAGCTGAGGGAACTCTTCTACTCGGCGCATTACGTTCACAGCCATATCGCTCATTTCTATGCTCTCGCCGCCCCTGACTTTGTCTTGGGTCCCGCTGCGCCAGCGGGCAAGAGAAACATCCTAGGCGTTGTCGACGCTGTCGGTCTTGAGATTGGAGGGGCCGTCATCAGACACAGGTCTTACGCCCAGAAAATCCAGGAGATGCTCGGTGGAAAGGCAACTCACCCCGTTTGCGGGATTCCCGGCGGTATGTCGAAGCCTATCAGTGAAGACGAAAGAAAAGAGATCGAAAAGATGGCAAAATCCTGCGTCGAGTTTTCCAAGTTTACATGCCAACTTTTTGAGA
The DNA window shown above is from Methanomassiliicoccales archaeon and carries:
- a CDS encoding oxidoreductase, with protein sequence MEKVKIAQYWGAGCGGCDVALLDIDEKILGVASIADIAFWPIAVDAKLKDVEALPDGGITVTFYNGAVRNSENEHVAKLLRKKSKILVSFGSCACFGGIPGLANLSNSKEILEHVYKHTFSTVNEEGTIPLTECEVPEGSLELPVLYDQVLTLDDVVDVDYYMPGCPPTVEQINQFLDIVVKHLTEGAPLPPKGAVIASEKTLCDECGRKKTVKAVDRIYLPFEIDIDPEKCMLEQGVICLGPATRAGCGAKCLKANQPCRGCMGPTAAVMDQGGSMLSALASIFKVSDKETQLSEDDIIKMMSQVKDPLGTFYAFTMPKSIIKKRVKEKKKIKEKVVVKQ
- a CDS encoding Ni/Fe hydrogenase subunit alpha, which translates into the protein MTPDVWDQPQKIKEKRITIDPITRLEGHGKIEIFLDDNGNVKNAYWQVPELRGFEKFCIGRSVDEMNKLTARLCGVCPGAHHMASTKALDAVYDADPPSAAKKLRELFYSAHYVHSHIAHFYALAAPDFVLGPAAPAGKRNILGVVDAVGLEIGGAVIRHRSYAQKIQEMLGGKATHPVCGIPGGMSKPISEDERKEIEKMAKSCVEFSKFTCQLFENVVLKNKDYLSIIIDPNIFYNETNYVGLVDKNNKINFYDGVLRAIDPKGNEIAKFDPKDYLEYIGEHVEPWSYEKFCFLKKIGWKGLVDGPDSGVYRVAPLARINVSSGFATPLAQAEYEKMIGFFRDAGVKGPIHHTQAYHWARVIELLYAPERLLEL